The proteins below are encoded in one region of Flavobacterium nackdongense:
- a CDS encoding LytR/AlgR family response regulator transcription factor, with amino-acid sequence MKIKCVLVDDEPLAIKVLQNYFANFPEFEVVATFNNSLEALDFVNNNSVDTLFLDINMPMMTGFELISLMENKPKVVITTAFREFAAESYDLEVLDYLVKPIPLPRFIKCINKITTEFSVKNNLKIEPVRMDSHIFIKVDKKMVKIHIDEILFIEGMKEYIKVVTLDKTYITHKSLTSLSEELPSERFLRIHKSYTIAIDKVKFIEGNRIQILSYTIPIGRNYSKEVKTRILE; translated from the coding sequence ATGAAGATTAAATGTGTTTTGGTTGACGATGAGCCCTTGGCGATAAAAGTCTTGCAAAATTATTTTGCCAATTTTCCTGAATTTGAAGTTGTTGCGACATTCAATAACTCCCTTGAGGCGTTGGATTTTGTCAATAATAACTCTGTTGATACCTTGTTTTTAGACATCAATATGCCAATGATGACGGGTTTTGAGTTGATCAGTTTGATGGAAAATAAGCCGAAAGTGGTCATTACTACTGCTTTCCGAGAATTTGCAGCCGAAAGTTATGATCTGGAAGTCTTAGATTATTTGGTGAAACCCATTCCTTTGCCAAGATTCATCAAATGCATCAATAAAATCACCACCGAGTTTAGTGTTAAAAACAATCTTAAAATCGAACCGGTCCGAATGGATTCTCATATTTTTATCAAAGTCGATAAAAAAATGGTGAAAATACATATCGACGAAATTCTTTTTATCGAAGGGATGAAAGAGTACATCAAAGTAGTCACTTTAGACAAAACCTACATCACCCATAAATCGTTGACTTCTTTGTCGGAAGAATTGCCGTCAGAGCGATTTCTTAGAATCCATAAATCCTACACGATTGCCATCGACAAAGTTAAATTTATCGAAGGAAATAGAATTCAAATTCTTTCCTATACCATCCCAATTGGACGAAATTACAGCAAAGAGGTGAAGACTAGGATTTTGGAATAG
- the porK gene encoding T9SS ring complex lipoprotein PorK/GldK → MKKFIAFTAILTLLIGCGKISDKGELVGVKGAKWHPEKPYGMTLVPGGSFIMGKPDADVASVGDATTKTVTVRSFYMDETEITNREYRQFVEWVKDSTMRVRLAILAEESGIKPGAGAANGKGKGKSSGSIGDFAFNDQDPAKMTAYDKYMYDNYYSIGTDDDPYAGRKLNRKVKLIKDTKLYPDEYYTEVMDSMYLPLEASYNGLRTIDVDKLKFRYSWMDIQAAAKAKVGKRKDFIRTEQVKVYPDTTTWIKDFSYSYNEPMHNDYFWHKAYGDYPVVGVNWKQAKAFCAWRTLNKNTYVKSQKKGRDLVNNFRLPTEAEWEYAARGGLESATYPWGGPYTKNDRGCFMANFKPMRGDYAADEALYTVEAKSYEPNGYNLYNMAGNVAEWTESSYDPNAYEYLSSMNPNNTDTSNKRKVVRGGSWKDVAYFLQVSTRTFEYADSARSFIGFRTVQDYMGTQSTEKNKKKK, encoded by the coding sequence ATGAAGAAGTTTATTGCTTTTACTGCAATTTTAACCTTACTAATTGGATGTGGTAAAATATCCGACAAAGGAGAGTTAGTCGGTGTAAAAGGTGCAAAATGGCATCCTGAAAAACCTTATGGAATGACTTTAGTTCCAGGTGGTTCTTTTATCATGGGAAAACCCGATGCGGATGTGGCTAGTGTGGGTGATGCAACAACAAAAACGGTTACAGTTCGTTCCTTTTATATGGACGAAACGGAAATTACCAATAGAGAATACCGTCAGTTCGTAGAATGGGTTAAAGATTCTACTATGAGAGTGCGTTTGGCTATTTTGGCTGAAGAATCGGGTATTAAACCAGGTGCTGGTGCAGCAAACGGAAAAGGAAAAGGAAAAAGCTCAGGAAGTATCGGTGATTTTGCTTTTAATGATCAAGATCCAGCGAAAATGACTGCTTATGATAAATATATGTATGATAATTATTATAGCATCGGGACTGATGATGATCCCTATGCCGGTAGAAAATTGAACCGAAAAGTGAAATTGATTAAAGATACTAAATTGTATCCAGACGAATATTACACTGAAGTGATGGATTCAATGTACTTGCCTCTCGAAGCTTCTTACAATGGTTTGAGAACGATTGATGTAGATAAATTGAAATTCAGATATTCTTGGATGGATATTCAGGCCGCTGCCAAAGCAAAAGTGGGTAAAAGAAAAGATTTCATTAGAACCGAACAAGTAAAAGTATATCCAGATACCACCACTTGGATCAAAGATTTCTCCTATTCTTACAATGAGCCAATGCACAACGATTATTTTTGGCATAAAGCCTACGGCGATTATCCTGTAGTCGGTGTGAATTGGAAGCAAGCAAAAGCATTTTGTGCTTGGAGAACTTTGAATAAAAATACGTACGTTAAATCGCAGAAGAAAGGTCGAGACCTTGTCAATAATTTCAGATTGCCTACCGAAGCCGAATGGGAATATGCGGCCAGAGGCGGTCTAGAATCAGCTACTTATCCTTGGGGTGGGCCTTACACTAAAAATGATAGAGGCTGTTTTATGGCCAATTTCAAACCAATGCGCGGCGATTATGCTGCGGATGAGGCGCTCTATACCGTAGAGGCCAAATCCTACGAGCCAAATGGGTACAACTTGTATAACATGGCTGGAAATGTAGCAGAATGGACCGAGTCGTCCTACGATCCGAACGCCTATGAATATCTGTCCTCAATGAATCCAAACAATACCGATACTTCAAACAAACGTAAAGTAGTTCGTGGAGGTTCGTGGAAAGATGTTGCTTACTTCCTACAAGTAAGTACCAGAACTTTTGAATATGCTGATTCAGCCAGAAGTTTCATCGGATTCAGAACTGTTCAAGATTATATGGGAACCCAATCAACCGAAAAAAATAAAAAGAAAAAATAA
- a CDS encoding DUF983 domain-containing protein, which translates to MLKKGSKLNSILTGSCPRCQHESMYTDKNPLHFSKILKMNENCSHCGLKYQIEPSFFYGAMYVSYALNVALSVAVFFIAYLFIHASLKTTFIAIIISNIVLFPYVLRWSRNIYINMFVSYDKKFKK; encoded by the coding sequence ATGTTAAAAAAAGGATCCAAACTAAATAGTATTTTAACAGGAAGTTGTCCAAGATGTCAGCATGAGAGTATGTATACGGACAAAAATCCATTGCATTTTTCGAAAATTCTGAAAATGAACGAAAATTGCAGCCATTGCGGTTTGAAATATCAAATCGAGCCTTCTTTCTTTTATGGAGCAATGTATGTGAGTTATGCGCTGAATGTCGCGTTAAGTGTGGCCGTTTTTTTTATCGCTTATTTATTTATTCATGCTAGTTTGAAAACCACTTTTATTGCAATAATTATTTCCAACATCGTCTTATTCCCATACGTATTGCGTTGGTCCAGGAATATTTACATCAATATGTTTGTGTCTTATGATAAGAAATTCAAAAAGTAA
- the porL gene encoding type IX secretion system motor protein PorL/GldL yields MALISKQKMNFAYGMGAAVVIIGALFKITHLELGPITGNLMLTIGLVVEAGIFALSAFEPVDDDLDWTLVYPELANGEARKKVAKVDAPTEDAQGLLSKKLDAMLKDAKIDGELMSSLGNSIKNFESAAKAISPTVDSVASTKKYSEELSLAAAQMESLNSLYKIQLESASRNAQINQEVAENNIKLKEQMQSLTSNLSSLNTVYGGMLSAMNNRG; encoded by the coding sequence ATGGCATTAATAAGCAAACAAAAGATGAATTTTGCATACGGAATGGGAGCAGCAGTAGTAATTATTGGAGCTTTATTCAAAATTACTCACTTAGAATTGGGACCGATCACAGGGAACTTGATGCTTACCATTGGTCTTGTTGTTGAAGCTGGGATTTTTGCCCTGTCCGCATTTGAACCTGTAGATGACGACTTGGATTGGACATTGGTTTACCCTGAATTGGCCAACGGAGAAGCTCGTAAAAAAGTTGCTAAAGTGGATGCGCCTACAGAAGATGCACAAGGCTTATTGTCTAAAAAATTAGATGCAATGCTAAAAGACGCTAAAATTGACGGAGAATTGATGTCAAGTTTAGGAAATAGTATCAAAAATTTCGAATCTGCAGCTAAAGCAATATCTCCAACTGTTGATTCAGTGGCCTCCACTAAAAAATACAGCGAAGAATTAAGCTTAGCAGCTGCTCAAATGGAATCCTTAAATAGCTTGTACAAAATTCAATTAGAAAGCGCTTCAAGGAATGCACAAATCAATCAAGAAGTTGCTGAAAATAATATCAAATTAAAAGAGCAAATGCAATCTTTGACATCCAACTTGTCTTCATTGAATACTGTGTATGGAGGAATGCTTTCTGCAATGAATAATAGAGGATAA
- a CDS encoding PIN domain-containing protein, translating to MSGIDFLADTNFLIFTSQKNPIVEPFLDYNIGISFISEMELLGVFSISKNQKNSMQSIINECFVIEMSAEIKKKAIQIKQKHKLKLPDSIIAATAILYNLPFITSHTDFKNIKDLNLIFIEQ from the coding sequence ATGAGTGGGATTGACTTTCTTGCAGATACCAATTTTTTGATTTTTACCTCTCAAAAAAATCCAATTGTCGAACCCTTTTTAGATTATAATATTGGTATCTCATTTATTTCAGAAATGGAATTATTAGGTGTATTTAGCATTTCAAAAAATCAAAAAAACAGCATGCAAAGCATTATAAACGAATGTTTTGTAATAGAAATGAGCGCAGAAATCAAGAAAAAAGCAATTCAAATCAAACAAAAACACAAATTAAAATTACCAGACTCCATTATTGCAGCAACGGCCATTCTATATAATTTACCTTTTATAACCTCCCATACAGATTTCAAAAACATCAAAGACCTTAACTTGATTTTCATCGAACAGTAA
- a CDS encoding NAD(P)/FAD-dependent oxidoreductase, with amino-acid sequence MIDYLIIGSGLAGISFSEMALQNNKSIIVLDNDSQNSSKIAGGLYNPVILKRFTEVGQAKEHLQIMNEFFANIEQKLECKVDYKLPILRKFFSIEEQNNWFAASDKVNLAPFLSTQLISRKYAAIDSPFGYGEVLQTGYVDTALLLNKYKEYLIVNKLLRQESFDYALVKEENNTIRYKDIQAKHLIFAEGFGMHANPYFNNLPLDGTKGELFIIKATALDLDVIVNTSVFILPLGKGLFKVGATYNWADKTDRPTEEGKAELTERIKEILQCDFEIIAHFAGVRPTVKDRKPLVGTHAAQNSIHILNGLGTRGVMLGPAMAKALFEKIEYNKPLDKTIDIRRFDKKG; translated from the coding sequence ATGATAGACTACTTAATAATAGGTTCAGGCTTAGCGGGCATTTCGTTCTCCGAAATGGCTTTGCAAAACAACAAATCTATTATTGTATTGGATAATGACTCCCAAAATTCATCCAAGATTGCCGGTGGTTTGTACAATCCTGTAATTCTAAAGCGATTTACAGAAGTAGGTCAAGCCAAAGAACATTTGCAAATAATGAATGAATTCTTTGCCAATATAGAACAAAAACTCGAGTGTAAAGTAGATTATAAATTGCCTATTTTGCGAAAGTTTTTTTCAATCGAAGAACAAAACAATTGGTTCGCTGCTTCAGATAAGGTAAATCTCGCTCCTTTTTTGTCTACCCAGTTGATTTCAAGAAAATATGCCGCTATTGATTCTCCTTTTGGCTATGGCGAAGTGTTGCAAACAGGTTATGTAGACACGGCTTTGTTGTTGAATAAATACAAAGAGTATCTTATTGTTAATAAATTATTGCGTCAAGAATCGTTCGATTATGCGCTGGTAAAGGAAGAAAACAATACGATTCGATATAAAGATATTCAAGCAAAACACCTCATTTTTGCCGAAGGTTTTGGGATGCACGCCAATCCCTACTTTAATAATTTGCCCTTAGATGGAACTAAAGGCGAGCTTTTTATTATCAAAGCTACAGCATTAGATTTAGACGTCATTGTCAATACAAGCGTATTTATTTTGCCTTTGGGCAAAGGTTTGTTCAAAGTGGGTGCGACTTATAATTGGGCTGATAAAACGGATAGACCCACCGAAGAGGGGAAAGCCGAATTGACCGAAAGAATCAAAGAAATACTACAATGCGATTTCGAAATAATCGCACATTTTGCTGGCGTTCGTCCAACAGTGAAAGATAGAAAACCACTAGTGGGGACTCACGCGGCGCAAAATTCAATACACATTCTTAACGGATTAGGCACTCGTGGCGTGATGCTTGGGCCCGCAATGGCAAAGGCTTTATTTGAAAAAATCGAGTACAACAAGCCTTTAGACAAAACCATCGATATCCGAAGATTTGACAAAAAAGGATGA
- the porN gene encoding type IX secretion system ring subunit PorN/GldN, protein MNMKNFLIAVISLFGSVAIYAQPNLLNAKIPEEIGLKSAAQLISDNDKPLEYGYVDDRDVLMGKTVWEIIDLSERINFPLYFPIDTANIGSDRRSLYDVLTKAIKNGEITEVYSDSYFNTKKSYKDIKASLTRIDTTDAGREQINAGQKISPEYIVKQDLTAQDVTQYKIKGYWYFDKRQSELKYRLLGICPVTPDVYTMNSEEKDFIELFWVFFPAARDVLHEAKAFNDKNSAMPISFDQILNSRRFNAVIYQEENVYGDRAIMSYMKDNAQNQLLEAERVKTKIRDFEEDMWNY, encoded by the coding sequence ATGAATATGAAAAATTTTTTAATAGCAGTTATTTCTTTATTTGGAAGCGTTGCAATTTATGCGCAACCCAATTTGCTCAATGCAAAAATACCAGAAGAAATCGGGCTTAAGTCTGCAGCGCAACTCATTTCAGACAATGACAAACCACTAGAATATGGTTATGTTGATGATCGTGATGTATTGATGGGGAAAACCGTTTGGGAAATTATTGATTTAAGTGAAAGAATTAATTTTCCTTTGTATTTTCCCATAGATACGGCCAATATTGGTTCTGACCGACGCTCATTGTATGATGTTTTGACCAAGGCTATTAAGAACGGCGAAATTACTGAGGTGTATTCAGATAGTTATTTCAACACTAAGAAATCGTATAAGGACATCAAAGCTTCTTTGACGCGAATTGATACCACAGATGCCGGTAGAGAACAAATCAATGCCGGACAAAAAATTTCACCGGAATACATTGTCAAACAAGATCTAACAGCTCAAGATGTTACGCAATATAAAATCAAAGGGTATTGGTATTTTGACAAACGTCAAAGCGAATTGAAATACAGATTATTAGGTATTTGTCCTGTAACACCCGATGTTTACACAATGAACAGTGAGGAAAAAGATTTTATCGAGTTGTTTTGGGTCTTTTTCCCAGCGGCCAGAGATGTGTTGCATGAGGCCAAAGCATTTAATGATAAAAATTCGGCAATGCCTATTTCTTTTGACCAAATATTGAATTCTAGGCGGTTCAATGCGGTCATTTATCAAGAGGAAAATGTGTACGGTGATAGGGCAATAATGAGTTATATGAAAGATAATGCCCAAAATCAGTTGTTAGAAGCCGAACGCGTAAAAACTAAAATCCGTGACTTCGAAGAAGATATGTGGAACTATTAA
- the porM gene encoding type IX secretion system motor protein PorM/GldM: MAAGKLSPRQKMINLMYLVFIAMLALNMSKEVLSAFGILNNKIVESNSLTDSRNESSFLQLAQKATDQPGQYGDKKEKVEKIRKISKEFSDYIESIKVEVTKKYPKDASGNYPFEEMDKGDLIDRMFFDQEKLSKKGKEFFTKIQEFPAEIKKIGGSSIAEIEMKKIEKRFDVSPIYSPKAGAKISWMEYNYHGFPLIATITKLTQLQADIKTTESDVMTGMFQSDLVAAASLTAYQPIVVLEKSVFFQGEAVKGKIILGKFDPSLTAKSVVVNGSSVQAQAGQANFSFGSGNIGEHPISGSFNFDENGKVISLPIKDKYVVVARPKSATISADKMNVVYRGVVNPMTISFAGISADKVKATAPGLAPTGTPGQYSMRPGAGTEVVINVTGTLPDNSIVSDKKTYRIKGIPGPTGTIRGEMGVVKGPKSSLEISTVGAKLVDFDFEVGLDVVGFNFKVTGQPTVVVVGNKLNPQCKSVLSKVGRGDQVTISEIKTKLVGAGSYLLPRTAPVIYEIQ; this comes from the coding sequence ATGGCAGCAGGAAAGTTAAGTCCTAGACAGAAGATGATTAACCTAATGTACTTGGTTTTTATCGCGATGTTAGCATTAAATATGTCCAAAGAAGTTTTATCAGCGTTTGGAATTTTAAATAATAAAATTGTAGAGTCGAATTCGCTTACAGACAGTAGGAATGAATCTTCTTTTTTGCAATTGGCTCAAAAAGCAACCGATCAACCAGGGCAATACGGTGATAAAAAAGAAAAAGTTGAAAAGATTAGAAAAATTTCTAAAGAATTTTCAGATTATATTGAGAGTATCAAAGTTGAAGTAACCAAAAAATACCCCAAAGATGCTTCTGGAAATTACCCATTTGAAGAAATGGACAAAGGTGATTTGATTGATAGAATGTTTTTCGACCAAGAAAAATTATCCAAGAAAGGAAAAGAATTTTTTACAAAAATTCAAGAATTTCCCGCTGAAATTAAGAAAATTGGAGGGAGTTCGATTGCCGAAATAGAAATGAAAAAAATAGAAAAACGTTTTGACGTGAGTCCTATTTATTCACCTAAAGCAGGAGCAAAAATTTCTTGGATGGAGTACAACTATCACGGTTTTCCACTAATTGCCACAATTACAAAGTTGACCCAATTGCAAGCTGATATCAAAACGACCGAAAGCGATGTGATGACTGGCATGTTTCAATCAGATTTAGTGGCGGCAGCCTCGCTAACGGCCTATCAGCCGATTGTGGTACTTGAAAAGTCAGTTTTCTTTCAAGGTGAAGCCGTCAAAGGCAAAATTATTTTAGGAAAATTTGATCCTTCACTAACTGCAAAATCTGTTGTGGTAAATGGATCTAGCGTTCAAGCCCAAGCAGGTCAAGCAAATTTCTCTTTTGGCTCGGGAAATATTGGAGAACATCCTATTAGTGGTTCTTTCAACTTTGACGAAAACGGAAAAGTGATTAGCTTACCCATTAAAGACAAATACGTGGTTGTAGCCAGACCAAAATCTGCTACTATTTCTGCCGATAAAATGAACGTAGTTTATCGTGGCGTTGTAAACCCAATGACCATTTCATTCGCTGGAATTTCTGCTGATAAAGTAAAAGCTACTGCGCCAGGATTAGCACCGACAGGAACACCGGGGCAATACAGTATGCGTCCAGGTGCAGGAACTGAGGTAGTCATTAATGTAACTGGTACACTACCAGATAATTCTATTGTTTCAGACAAAAAAACCTATAGAATTAAAGGAATTCCTGGTCCAACAGGAACAATCAGAGGTGAGATGGGCGTGGTAAAAGGGCCTAAATCAAGTTTAGAGATTTCAACTGTGGGAGCCAAATTAGTCGATTTTGACTTCGAAGTAGGTTTAGATGTTGTTGGATTTAATTTTAAAGTGACCGGGCAGCCTACCGTTGTGGTTGTTGGTAATAAATTGAACCCACAATGTAAATCAGTACTTTCCAAAGTAGGAAGAGGAGATCAAGTTACCATCTCAGAAATCAAGACTAAATTGGTAGGAGCAGGAAGCTATTTGTTGCCTAGAACTGCGCCGGTAATTTATGAAATACAATAA
- a CDS encoding formimidoylglutamase translates to MEFDFLKPLEAEILQLIKNCSSQQLGSKVVFHTAQDFPDLDKIKIAIIGVLDNRGEINPTAEVDLAAIRRELYALFPGNWDASIADLGNILPGNSLSDTHFALKKVVSSLIKKKIIPIVIGGSQDLTYALYRGYDDLEQMVNLVSIDSKFDFGKESDAVSASSYLTKIIIDEPNNLFNFANVGYQTYYNSQEEIDLIDKLFFEAYRLGEISNTIALAEPVFRDADMVSLDLTAVKSSDSANFTSFEPNGFNGKEICALSRYAGISDKVSLLGIFNHNNTAQESVLIAQIIWYFIEGYHYRSNEYPFGSRENYIKYIIPLEEELVFYKSNKTDRWWIEIPFLSTANNKLKKSTLLPCSYEEYLGACNHEIPERWWKAQRKNIL, encoded by the coding sequence ATGGAATTCGATTTTCTCAAACCACTAGAGGCTGAAATCCTTCAGCTCATCAAGAATTGTTCTTCGCAACAGTTGGGGAGTAAAGTGGTTTTTCATACTGCTCAAGATTTTCCAGATTTAGATAAAATCAAAATTGCCATTATTGGTGTTTTAGACAATAGAGGTGAAATTAATCCAACGGCCGAAGTCGATTTAGCCGCAATTCGTAGGGAATTGTATGCTTTGTTTCCCGGAAACTGGGATGCTTCGATAGCGGATTTAGGAAATATTCTGCCCGGAAACTCGCTTTCTGACACCCATTTTGCGCTAAAAAAAGTAGTTTCAAGTTTGATTAAAAAGAAGATTATTCCTATAGTAATTGGTGGCTCTCAGGACTTAACGTATGCGCTGTACAGAGGCTATGACGATTTGGAACAGATGGTCAATTTGGTTTCTATAGACAGTAAATTCGATTTTGGTAAAGAATCAGATGCGGTTTCGGCCTCCTCTTATTTGACCAAAATTATTATAGACGAGCCTAACAATCTTTTTAATTTTGCCAATGTTGGGTATCAAACCTATTATAACTCACAAGAAGAAATCGATTTGATTGACAAATTATTTTTTGAAGCCTATCGTTTGGGAGAAATTTCGAATACTATTGCCTTAGCGGAACCTGTTTTTAGAGATGCCGATATGGTAAGTCTCGACTTGACAGCAGTCAAATCCAGTGATTCGGCTAATTTCACTAGTTTTGAGCCCAATGGTTTTAACGGAAAAGAAATTTGTGCCTTGTCTCGATATGCTGGTATCAGTGATAAAGTGTCGCTTTTGGGTATTTTTAATCACAATAATACAGCCCAAGAATCCGTTTTAATAGCCCAAATCATTTGGTATTTTATCGAAGGCTATCATTATCGTTCGAACGAATATCCTTTTGGCAGCAGAGAAAATTATATAAAATACATTATTCCGCTCGAAGAAGAATTGGTATTTTATAAAAGCAATAAAACCGATAGGTGGTGGATCGAAATACCATTTCTTTCCACTGCTAATAATAAGTTAAAGAAAAGTACGTTATTACCTTGCTCTTATGAAGAGTATTTGGGAGCTTGTAATCATGAAATTCCCGAAAGATGGTGGAAAGCGCAGCGAAAAAACATCTTGTAA
- the topA gene encoding type I DNA topoisomerase — MAKNLVIVESPAKAKTIEKFLGSDYQVESSFGHIADLPSKEIGVDVANGFKPKYEVSADKKALVTKLKGLAKKAEMVWLASDEDREGEAISWHLSEELKLDKSKSKRIVFHEITKNAILKAIDNPREIDYNLVNAQQARRVLDRLVGYELSPVLWRKVKGGLSAGRVQSVSVRLIVEREREIQNFTPVASYSVVAEFTNEAGKSFKAKLPKNFNTKKEAEDFLKKNIGSTYKVSDLETKPTKKSPTAPFTTSTLQQEAARKLYLPVGITMQLAQRLYEAGLITYMRTDSVNLSKEAMEAAQAEIIKSYGKEFSKPRTFTNKSKGAQEAHEAIRPTDMSQHTVKIDRDQARLYDLIWKRTLASQMSDAELERTNLKIAANNHSELFTASGEVLLFEGFLKVYLEGNDDDDDEQEGMLPAMKVNEKLQNNYITATERYSRPASRYTEASLVKKLEELGIGRPSTYAPTISTIINRNYVEKGTLEGQERKYTQLTLASGKLDEKILKENTGSDKGKLVPTDIGTIVTDFLVKNFENILDYNFTAKVEQDFDEIAEGNIEWAKMMQEFYDKFHPTVADVEANADRESGERILGTDPKTGKPVSVRLGKFGPMAQIGDAEDDEKKFASLMNDQNIGNITLEEVLDLFLLPKNLGSYKGEEVEVSNGRFGPYVRHGSAFVSLPKGENPLDVNFERAKELIDEKAQADAPIATYKGEGVQKGSGRFGPFIKWNGIFINVSKKYNFDNLSQTDIVELIEDKLQKNIDKVLHHWTAEGILVEKARWGRSVITKGKIKIELSKDIDASKLTLEQVQEMIAKKTPAKKTPAKKSTATKKPAAKKALSKKK; from the coding sequence ATGGCAAAGAATTTAGTTATCGTAGAGTCCCCAGCAAAGGCAAAAACAATCGAGAAATTTTTAGGAAGCGATTACCAAGTCGAGTCCAGTTTTGGGCACATTGCCGACTTGCCTTCTAAGGAAATTGGTGTAGACGTAGCCAATGGATTCAAACCCAAATACGAAGTATCTGCCGATAAAAAAGCTTTGGTTACTAAGTTGAAAGGACTTGCCAAAAAAGCCGAAATGGTTTGGTTAGCCAGTGATGAGGACCGCGAGGGAGAGGCTATTTCGTGGCACTTATCCGAAGAATTAAAATTAGACAAGAGTAAATCCAAACGTATTGTTTTTCACGAAATCACTAAAAATGCCATCCTAAAAGCTATTGATAATCCGCGCGAAATCGACTATAATTTGGTCAATGCTCAGCAAGCGCGCCGAGTTTTAGATCGTTTGGTAGGGTATGAATTGTCACCTGTTCTTTGGCGAAAAGTCAAAGGTGGACTTTCGGCTGGTCGTGTGCAATCGGTTTCTGTTCGTTTGATTGTCGAGCGTGAAAGAGAAATTCAGAATTTCACTCCAGTAGCGTCCTATTCGGTCGTTGCCGAATTTACGAACGAAGCCGGAAAATCATTCAAAGCGAAACTGCCAAAGAATTTCAACACCAAAAAAGAAGCCGAAGATTTCTTGAAAAAGAATATCGGCTCTACTTACAAGGTTTCGGATTTAGAAACTAAACCTACCAAAAAATCACCGACAGCCCCGTTTACGACGTCGACTTTGCAACAAGAAGCCGCTAGAAAACTCTATTTGCCTGTTGGAATCACGATGCAATTAGCGCAACGTTTGTATGAAGCTGGACTCATTACTTATATGAGAACGGATAGCGTGAACTTGTCCAAAGAAGCAATGGAGGCTGCGCAGGCGGAAATTATTAAATCTTACGGAAAGGAATTTTCGAAGCCACGAACCTTTACCAACAAAAGTAAAGGAGCGCAAGAAGCGCACGAGGCAATTCGTCCAACCGATATGTCACAACATACCGTAAAGATTGACAGAGACCAAGCCAGATTGTATGATTTAATTTGGAAAAGAACCTTGGCTTCGCAAATGAGTGATGCCGAATTAGAACGAACCAACCTAAAAATTGCTGCTAATAATCACAGTGAACTATTCACAGCTTCTGGCGAAGTATTGCTTTTTGAAGGATTCTTAAAAGTATATTTAGAAGGCAATGATGACGATGACGATGAGCAAGAAGGTATGCTTCCCGCAATGAAAGTCAACGAAAAACTGCAAAACAATTATATCACAGCTACCGAAAGATATTCGCGCCCCGCTTCCAGATACACTGAAGCCTCTTTGGTTAAGAAATTGGAGGAATTGGGAATCGGTCGTCCATCGACTTATGCGCCAACAATTTCGACCATTATCAATAGAAATTATGTCGAAAAAGGTACGCTTGAAGGACAGGAACGAAAATATACGCAACTGACTTTAGCTTCAGGAAAGCTGGACGAAAAAATCCTGAAAGAAAATACCGGTTCCGATAAGGGAAAATTGGTTCCTACGGATATTGGAACTATTGTTACGGATTTCTTGGTCAAAAATTTCGAAAATATTCTGGATTATAATTTCACCGCCAAAGTCGAACAGGATTTTGATGAAATTGCAGAAGGGAATATCGAATGGGCAAAAATGATGCAGGAATTCTACGATAAATTCCATCCAACTGTGGCCGATGTTGAAGCAAATGCCGATCGTGAAAGCGGCGAGCGAATCTTGGGGACAGATCCTAAAACAGGAAAACCGGTTTCGGTTCGATTAGGGAAATTTGGCCCAATGGCACAAATCGGTGATGCTGAGGACGACGAGAAAAAATTCGCAAGTTTGATGAATGACCAAAATATTGGAAACATCACGCTAGAAGAAGTTTTAGATTTGTTTTTATTGCCAAAAAATTTGGGTAGCTACAAAGGAGAAGAAGTAGAGGTGAGCAATGGTCGATTTGGTCCTTATGTCCGTCACGGAAGCGCCTTTGTTTCTTTGCCAAAAGGCGAAAATCCTTTGGATGTTAACTTCGAAAGGGCTAAAGAATTAATTGACGAAAAAGCACAAGCCGACGCACCTATCGCTACTTATAAAGGCGAAGGAGTTCAAAAAGGTAGCGGTCGTTTTGGTCCTTTTATTAAATGGAATGGTATTTTTATCAATGTAAGTAAGAAATACAATTTCGATAATTTATCGCAAACGGATATCGTAGAATTGATTGAAGATAAGTTGCAAAAAAACATCGATAAGGTGTTGCATCATTGGACAGCCGAAGGTATATTGGTCGAAAAAGCCCGTTGGGGACGATCGGTGATTACCAAAGGGAAAATAAAAATTGAATTGAGCAAAGATATCGATGCTTCAAAATTGACTTTGGAACAGGTGCAAGAAATGATTGCCAAGAAAACGCCTGCTAAAAAAACGCCTGCCAAAAAATCGACAGCTACTAAAAAACCAGCGGCTAAGAAAGCGCTAAGCAAAAAGAAATAA